From the genome of Amycolatopsis granulosa:
GACGATTTCGTGTTCGAGGACTTCATCACCCAGGTCGCGCACGCCCGCAACCAGAACGACAACGGGGCGCGCAAGAAGTTGTACGACCTGATGCCCAAGCGCCCGCGCGGCTAGCCCGGCGCGGAAAACGCCTTCACCTCTGATCCTGCGCGGGGTCCCGCGTGCTCTCGTGCGGACCAGACCACGCTGGTTCGTACCAGGCAATGCCGTATAGGGCGTTATACATCGCGCGGGCCGCAGGCCCGGGCCCGTTCCTCCAGGTACCGCCGCTCCGGCACACTCGACGTCCGCCGCGCCGCGGCCCGGTACGCCGCCTGGGCCGCCGGCCGGTTCCCGGCCCGCTCCAGCAGGTGCCCGCGGACCGCGTCGACCCGGTGATGCCCCGCCAGCGCCGGATCCGCCTCCGCCACGGCCAGTTCCCGCAATCCGGCGTCCGGACCGTCCACCTCGGACACCGCGACGACCCGGTTCAGCGTCACCATCGGGCCGGGCGCCACCACGGCGAGCAGTTCGTAGAGCCCGGCGATCTCCCGCCAGTCCGTGTCCGCCGCCCGCTCCGCCTGGGCGTGCACCCCGGCGATCGCGGCCTGCAGCTGGTAGGGCCCGATGGGCGCGGTGCGCAACGCCCGCCCGAGGAGTTCGAGGCCCTCGGCGATCATCGCCCGGTCCCAGCGCGCCCGATCCTGCTCGGCGAGCGGGACCAGGGCGCCGCCCGCATCCGTGCGCGCGGGTCGCCGCGCGTCGGTCAGCAGCATCAGCGCGAGCAGGCCGGACACCTCGCCCTCGTCCGGCAGACGCGCGTGCAGGTGCCGCGTCAGCCGGAGCGCCTCACCGGTCAGGTCCGCGCGGTGCAGCTCCTCCCCCGCGCTCGCGGTGTGCCCCTCGGTGAAGATCAGGTACAGCACGTTGAGCACCGCCGCCAGCCGCGCCGGGTACTCCTCCGGCGTGGGCGGCCGGAACCGCGCCCCACCCGCCCTGATGCGGTGCTTGGCGCGGCTGATGCGCTGCGCCACCGTGGCTTCCGGCACCAGGAAGGCCCGCGCGATCTCCGCCGTGGTCAGCCCACCCACCGCGCGCAGTGCCAGGGCCACCTGCGACGCCGGCGTCAGCGACGGATGACAGCACAGCATCAGCAGGGTGAGCGTGTCGTCCACCGCCGCCACCGGCTCCGGATCCGGCGGCGTCAGCAGCGCGGCGTTCTCCTCGCGGCGCCGGCGGGCGGTGTCGGCGCGCCACAGCTCGATCCGCCGCCGGGACGCGGTGGTGATCAGCCATCCCTTCGGGTTGGCCGGCATCCCCTGGGCCGGCCACTGCGTCGCGGCGGCGAGCAGCGCCTCCTGCACCGCGTCCTCGCAGGTGCCGAAGTCGCCGTAGCGGCGGACCAGCGCGGCGAGGACCTGCGGCGCCAGCTCCCGCAGCAGGTCGCTCACGGCAGGAACACGCTCAGGTCCTGCGTCGGCCGCACCTCGACCAGCCCCAGCGCCGCCTCCGGGATCCGCGCCGCGCACCCCACCGCCCGGTCGAGGCTGTCGCAGTCCAGCACGTAGAACCCGGCCAGCTGCTCCTTGACCTCGGCGAAGGGACCGTCACCCGCGACGATCTGCCCGTCGCGCACCAGCACCCGCTTGCCGGTCTCCGGCGGCGCCAGCGACGACGACGCCACCAGCTCCCCGGAGGAGGCGAGGTCGCGGCCGAGCGCCTCGTACGCCTTCAGGCCTTCGCGCTTCTCCTCGTCGGTCAGGCGTTCCCACACCTCCTGGGACGCCGCGTTGTGGTAGATCAGCACCAGGAACCTCATGGGCCCTCCCCCGGTCCGCCGGGACACTCCGCACGGGACACCGTGCACCCGGGATGTCGAGACCGCCGCGGCGGCTTCGACGTCCCCGGTGAACTCACCACCCTAGCGACAGGAGCAGCCATGACGAGCACCATCGACGAGCAGGACGAGATCCGCGCCGTCATCGAGGAGCAGGCCGCCGCGATGCGGGCCGGGGACGCCGACGCGGTGGTCGCGCGGTACGCCCCGGACATCGTCGCCTTCACGCTCGCGCCCCCGCTGGCCCACGGCCCGGACGAACTGCGCGACCCGGCCACGCTGCGGGGCTGGTTCGCCGGGTTCGCCGGCCCGGTCGACTACGAGGTACGGGACCCGCGGATCACCGTGCGCGGCGACCTCGCCTTCTGCGCGAGCCTGAACCGGATGTCCGCGGTTCCGGCGGGCGCGGCCGGGCCGTTCACGCTGTGGTTCCGGTCGACCGTGTGCCTGCGCCGGGAGCGCGGCCGCTGGCTGATCGCGCACCAGCACCAGTCCACGCCCTTCCACATGGACGGCTCGTTCGCCGCGGCGCTGGACCTGGAGCCCTAGCCGATCCCCGCGACCAGCCAGGCGAGCAGGGACAACGAGCCCATCGCCAGCAGGGTCGACACCAGCACGCAGTCCCGCACGAACCTGCTGTCCAGCGCGTACTGGCTGGTCGCGATGAACACGTTCTGCGCGGTGGGCAGGCCGGCGCACACCACCGCGACCGCCAGCGCCGGGTGCGGCACCCCGAGCAGCAGCCCGGCACCAAGGGTGATCGCGGGCTGGGCGACGAGCTTGAGCGCGACCACGGTCGCGAGCTCGGTCCGCCGGGTCCCGCCGCCGAGGGGGGCGCGGCCGCCGGAGGTGAGCGACATCCCCAGGACCACCAGCGCGGTGCCGACGCCGGCGCCGGCGATCAGGTGCAGCGGCTGGGCCGCCAGGGCCGGCAGGTGCAGCCCGCTCGCCCGGAACAGCACGCCGAGCAGCGACGCGGCGATCACCGGGGTGCGCACCGGCAACGCCACCAGTGCCCGCCACCGCGACCGGCCGGGCGTGTGCGCGTCGCTTTCCAGCAGCGCGAGCAGCGACGGCATCAGCACCAGCGTCTGCAACAGGATCAGCACCACGGTGAACGCGGAGCTGCCGAACAGCTGCATCGTCACCGGGATGCCCAGGTTCGCCGCGTTGGTGTAGCAGGAAGCCATGCCGGTGACCGCCCACTCCGCCGGCTTGCGCCGGAACACCCACCGCCCGAGCGTGAACCCGATGCCACCCACCACGACGGTGCCGGCGAGGAACGCGATCGCACCCGGGTTGGCCAGTGCGGTCAGCGGCGTGTCCAGCATCGTGCTGAACAGCACCGCCGGCATGGCTACCGCGAAGACGTACCTGGTCAGCACCTCCTCGGCCCGCTCGCCGAGCACCCGGAAGCGGCCGAGGAGGTACCCCAGTCCGGTCAGTGCCCAGATCGGCGCGAACGCCGGCAGGACACCGCCGGTCAAAGCCGGCAGGACCGGATGTCGGAGGCGAGCACCGCCTTCGCGCCGACCTCGGCGAGCTCGTCCATGATCTGGTTGACCTTCTTGCGCGGGACCATCGCCCGCACGGCGACCCAGTCCGCGTCGGCCAGCGGCGCGACCGTCGGCGACTCGAGACCCGGGGTGATCGCGACGGCCCGCTCCAGCAGGGAACGCGGGCAGTCGTAGTCGAGCATCATGTACTGCTGGGCGAACACGACACCCTGCAGCCGTGCGGTCAGCTGCGACTTGGCCTTGACTGCGTCGCTCCCGGCCCGCTGCACGAGCACCGCCTCGGACACGCAGATCGGGTCACCGAACGCGACCAGGTTGTGCTGGCGCAGCGTGCGGCCCGAGCCGACCACGTCGGCGATCGCGTCGGCGACCCCGAGCTGGATCGAGATCTCCACCGCGCCGTCGAGCCGGATCACCTCGGCCTCGACGCCGTGCCTCGCCAGGTCGTCACGCACCAGCTTCGGGTACGACGTCGCCAGCCGCTTGCCGTGCAGGTCGGCCGGTTTCCAGTCCTGCCCGGCCGGTGCCGCGTAGCGGAACGTGGAGCCGCCGAAGCCGAGGGCGAGCACCTCCTCGACCGGCGCGCCGGAGTCCAGCGCCAGATCACGGCC
Proteins encoded in this window:
- a CDS encoding DUF6596 domain-containing protein — translated: MSDLLRELAPQVLAALVRRYGDFGTCEDAVQEALLAAATQWPAQGMPANPKGWLITTASRRRIELWRADTARRRREENAALLTPPDPEPVAAVDDTLTLLMLCCHPSLTPASQVALALRAVGGLTTAEIARAFLVPEATVAQRISRAKHRIRAGGARFRPPTPEEYPARLAAVLNVLYLIFTEGHTASAGEELHRADLTGEALRLTRHLHARLPDEGEVSGLLALMLLTDARRPARTDAGGALVPLAEQDRARWDRAMIAEGLELLGRALRTAPIGPYQLQAAIAGVHAQAERAADTDWREIAGLYELLAVVAPGPMVTLNRVVAVSEVDGPDAGLRELAVAEADPALAGHHRVDAVRGHLLERAGNRPAAQAAYRAAARRTSSVPERRYLEERARACGPRDV
- a CDS encoding YciI family protein, with amino-acid sequence MRFLVLIYHNAASQEVWERLTDEEKREGLKAYEALGRDLASSGELVASSSLAPPETGKRVLVRDGQIVAGDGPFAEVKEQLAGFYVLDCDSLDRAVGCAARIPEAALGLVEVRPTQDLSVFLP
- a CDS encoding YybH family protein, with the protein product MTSTIDEQDEIRAVIEEQAAAMRAGDADAVVARYAPDIVAFTLAPPLAHGPDELRDPATLRGWFAGFAGPVDYEVRDPRITVRGDLAFCASLNRMSAVPAGAAGPFTLWFRSTVCLRRERGRWLIAHQHQSTPFHMDGSFAAALDLEP
- a CDS encoding AEC family transporter — its product is MTGGVLPAFAPIWALTGLGYLLGRFRVLGERAEEVLTRYVFAVAMPAVLFSTMLDTPLTALANPGAIAFLAGTVVVGGIGFTLGRWVFRRKPAEWAVTGMASCYTNAANLGIPVTMQLFGSSAFTVVLILLQTLVLMPSLLALLESDAHTPGRSRWRALVALPVRTPVIAASLLGVLFRASGLHLPALAAQPLHLIAGAGVGTALVVLGMSLTSGGRAPLGGGTRRTELATVVALKLVAQPAITLGAGLLLGVPHPALAVAVVCAGLPTAQNVFIATSQYALDSRFVRDCVLVSTLLAMGSLSLLAWLVAGIG
- the hisG gene encoding ATP phosphoribosyltransferase; protein product: MLRVAVPNKGALAGPASEMLGEAGYRQRHEQRDLTVLDPTNEVEFFFLRPKDIPIYVGSGELDLGITGRDLALDSGAPVEEVLALGFGGSTFRYAAPAGQDWKPADLHGKRLATSYPKLVRDDLARHGVEAEVIRLDGAVEISIQLGVADAIADVVGSGRTLRQHNLVAFGDPICVSEAVLVQRAGSDAVKAKSQLTARLQGVVFAQQYMMLDYDCPRSLLERAVAITPGLESPTVAPLADADWVAVRAMVPRKKVNQIMDELAEVGAKAVLASDIRSCRL